The Bdellovibrio sp. ArHS genome has a window encoding:
- a CDS encoding murein L,D-transpeptidase catalytic domain family protein, which yields MTKKTLLSSLVLTAYLGLAACAGNSDDLSSTETLQDDTTQEQVFDSTAQSENPEATGMVEENAVASSTKSAILKEYDYVDPSRAINTDALAKALIYFDSNKSKIKNKNYVSVIDFGAKSTKARFHIIDMKTGKVWSIHVAHGKGSDSNHDGYAEKFSNTSGSKASSLGYYLTGSTYNGSNGLSLRMDGLSSTNSNARGRAVVIHGANYVSEKSVIQGRSWGCPAVASSLKTKVINMLKGGSLIYAYAN from the coding sequence ATGACGAAAAAAACATTACTAAGTTCACTTGTGTTGACTGCCTATCTTGGATTAGCTGCCTGTGCAGGAAACAGTGACGACTTAAGTTCCACGGAGACTTTGCAGGACGATACAACACAAGAGCAAGTGTTTGACTCTACGGCTCAGTCGGAAAATCCGGAAGCGACCGGCATGGTTGAAGAAAATGCTGTTGCCAGCAGCACCAAATCTGCGATCTTGAAGGAGTACGACTATGTGGATCCCAGCCGAGCCATCAACACGGATGCTTTGGCTAAAGCGCTGATTTATTTCGATTCGAATAAATCAAAAATCAAAAATAAGAACTATGTGTCTGTGATCGATTTCGGTGCGAAGTCCACGAAAGCTCGTTTCCACATCATCGATATGAAAACGGGAAAAGTTTGGAGCATTCACGTGGCTCACGGCAAAGGCTCTGACTCGAACCACGACGGTTATGCAGAGAAGTTCAGCAACACGTCAGGCTCTAAAGCAAGTTCGTTGGGTTACTATCTGACCGGAAGCACTTACAATGGTTCGAATGGATTGTCTTTAAGAATGGATGGTCTTTCTTCGACGAATTCCAATGCGCGCGGTCGTGCGGTTGTAATCCATGGCGCCAACTATGTCAGCGAAAAATCTGTGATTCAGGGTCGTAGCTGGGGTTGCCCCGCGGTGGCAAGCTCACTTAAAACCAAAGTTATCAATATGTTAAAAGGCGGCTCTTTGATTTACGCCTACGCAAATTAA